Proteins found in one Helicobacter colisuis genomic segment:
- a CDS encoding ribonuclease J: MEEKETQNTQNIPSQETTETQREPNKRRFRPRNNQQGEEKQAQNGQHRHNQRFSKKSQNSTQGDQKFRNKNMGGKESSHIDLKKAVEVNARVHQNSLTTYSQAHFNPNTKVRITPIGGLGEIGGNMTIIETQNSAIIIDAGMSFPDSDMHGVDILVPDFSYLEAIKDKIAGIVITHAHEDHIGAMPYLFKKYQFPIYGTPLPLGLIGSKFDEHGLKKFRSLFRPVEKRKPIRIGEFEIEWIHITHSIVDSSALAIKTEAGVIFHTGDFKIDHTPIDGYPTDLNRIAHYGEQGVLLLLSDSTNSHKSGYTPSEASVGPAFDTLFSRAKGRVIMSTFSSNIHRVYQAIQHGLKYGRKVSVIGRSMEKNLEIARALGYIDLPQNIFIEAHEVAKYADEEVLIVTTGSQGETMSALYRMATDEHRHIKIKPSDIVILSAKAIPGNEGSVSNILNFINKAGAKVYYQDFSEIHTSGHAAQEEQKLMLRLVKPKFFLPVHGEYNHILKHKETAISCGIDEKNIYLMEDGDQVEVAHNYLRKVRSVKTGKTYIDNQVNATIANDVVLDRQNLAENGIVSVMVQIDKAKNALIGKPRVQTMGIIANKDIMSFNKEIEEFFSLFVKNCKKELYNSQKAMENEVRNALRKLMFKKTKRYPIIFPNIIFN; encoded by the coding sequence ATGGAAGAAAAAGAAACACAAAATACACAAAATATTCCTTCACAAGAAACAACAGAAACACAAAGGGAGCCAAATAAAAGGCGTTTTAGACCAAGAAACAATCAACAAGGAGAGGAAAAACAAGCTCAAAATGGACAGCATCGACACAATCAACGCTTTTCTAAAAAATCTCAAAATTCTACACAAGGCGATCAGAAATTTCGTAATAAAAATATGGGAGGCAAAGAATCAAGCCATATTGATTTAAAAAAAGCGGTGGAAGTGAATGCAAGAGTGCATCAAAATTCACTCACTACCTATTCTCAAGCACATTTTAATCCTAATACAAAAGTTAGAATTACTCCTATTGGAGGACTTGGAGAGATTGGCGGAAATATGACAATCATTGAAACGCAAAATTCTGCCATTATTATTGATGCGGGGATGAGTTTTCCTGATAGTGATATGCATGGTGTTGATATTTTGGTGCCAGATTTTAGTTATTTAGAAGCAATTAAAGATAAAATTGCAGGGATTGTAATTACACACGCACATGAAGATCATATTGGCGCTATGCCTTATTTATTTAAAAAATATCAATTTCCTATTTATGGGACTCCGCTTCCTTTGGGTTTGATTGGATCAAAGTTTGATGAGCATGGGCTTAAAAAATTCCGCTCTCTTTTCCGCCCAGTAGAAAAGAGAAAACCCATAAGAATTGGTGAATTTGAGATTGAATGGATTCATATCACGCATTCCATTGTAGATTCAAGTGCTTTAGCTATTAAGACAGAAGCAGGAGTGATTTTTCATACAGGAGATTTTAAAATAGATCACACCCCAATAGATGGATATCCAACAGATTTAAATCGAATTGCACATTATGGTGAACAGGGAGTTTTGCTTTTGTTAAGCGATTCAACAAATTCGCACAAATCGGGTTATACGCCAAGTGAAGCAAGTGTTGGACCTGCCTTTGATACGCTTTTTTCTCGCGCTAAGGGGCGTGTGATTATGAGCACTTTTAGCTCTAATATTCATCGCGTTTATCAGGCTATTCAACATGGATTGAAATATGGGCGTAAAGTCTCAGTGATAGGGCGTTCCATGGAAAAAAACCTAGAAATTGCAAGAGCTTTAGGATATATTGATTTGCCACAAAATATTTTTATTGAAGCGCATGAAGTCGCAAAATATGCAGATGAAGAAGTTTTGATTGTAACAACTGGTAGTCAAGGTGAGACAATGAGTGCGCTTTATCGTATGGCAACAGATGAGCATAGGCATATTAAAATTAAGCCAAGTGATATTGTGATTCTTTCAGCTAAGGCGATTCCTGGAAATGAAGGATCGGTGTCTAATATTTTGAATTTTATTAACAAAGCAGGAGCAAAGGTTTATTATCAAGACTTTAGTGAGATTCATACAAGCGGACACGCTGCACAAGAAGAGCAGAAGCTTATGTTGCGACTTGTAAAGCCCAAATTTTTCTTGCCAGTGCATGGAGAATATAATCATATTTTAAAGCACAAAGAAACAGCTATTTCTTGCGGAATTGATGAAAAGAATATTTATCTTATGGAAGATGGTGATCAAGTGGAAGTAGCACATAATTATTTGCGTAAAGTCCGAAGCGTAAAAACCGGCAAAACATATATTGATAATCAAGTTAATGCAACTATTGCTAATGATGTTGTTTTGGATAGACAAAATTTGGCTGAAAATGGGATTGTTAGCGTGATGGTGCAAATTGATAAGGCTAAAAATGCCCTTATTGGTAAGCCTAGAGTGCAAACTATGGGAATTATTGCGAATAAAGATATTATGAGTTTTAATAAAGAGATTGAAGAGTTTTTTAGTCTTTTTGTTAAAAATTGCAAAAAAGAACTCTATAATAGCCAAAAAGCAATGGAGAATGAGGTGCGTAATGCCCTAAGAAAGCTAATGTTTAAGAAAACTAAGCGTTATCCTATTATTTTTCCAAATATTATTTTTAATTAG
- a CDS encoding TerC family protein — protein MFEWILSAEMWVALLTLIGLEIVLGIDNIIFIAILVGRLPKEQRQRARIFGLGLAMLTRLMLLLSLFWIMKLTTPLFSVFSQDISGRDIILILGGLFLIAKSTLEIHHDIDNAGEKSDENLLKEGAKRGFFSVLIQIAILDIVFSLDSVITAVGMVNNIEIMMIAVIVAVLVMMLASKSISEFVDENPTIKILALAFLILVGVTLVAEGLEFHISKGYIYFAMAFSLGVESINIYIKKKHASQRKS, from the coding sequence ATGTTTGAGTGGATTTTGAGTGCAGAAATGTGGGTTGCTTTGCTGACGCTCATTGGCTTAGAGATTGTTTTGGGGATTGATAATATTATTTTTATTGCTATTTTGGTAGGTAGGTTACCAAAAGAGCAAAGACAGAGGGCAAGAATCTTTGGTCTTGGTTTAGCAATGCTAACGCGTTTGATGCTGTTACTCTCACTTTTTTGGATTATGAAGCTTACAACTCCGCTCTTTAGCGTGTTTTCGCAAGATATTTCTGGGAGAGATATTATTTTGATTCTTGGGGGTTTGTTTTTGATTGCAAAATCTACCTTAGAAATCCACCATGATATTGATAATGCCGGTGAAAAGAGTGATGAAAATCTATTAAAAGAAGGAGCTAAGCGAGGATTTTTTAGTGTGCTTATTCAAATTGCAATTTTAGATATAGTGTTTTCGCTTGATTCGGTTATTACAGCAGTGGGAATGGTTAATAATATAGAAATTATGATGATTGCTGTTATTGTAGCGGTTTTGGTAATGATGCTTGCAAGCAAGAGTATTTCAGAGTTTGTTGATGAAAATCCAACCATTAAGATTCTTGCCTTAGCTTTTTTGATTTTGGTGGGCGTAACTTTGGTAGCAGAAGGTTTGGAATTTCATATTTCTAAAGGTTATATTTATTTTGCTATGGCATTTTCTTTGGGGGTGGAATCAATTAATATTTATATCAAAAAGAAACACGCTTCACAAAGGAAATCTTAA
- the polA gene encoding DNA polymerase I, with protein sequence MATKTLTIIDTFGFLFRSYFALPPLKNHNGFPTGLLTGFANLIMQLHKDYPKDYLVFALDSKGENFRKQIDPLYKANRPEVPQDLKLQLEVAIRWVEDMGFKNISIEGFEADDVIASINKQVNKLDVNVRIISHDKDLYQLIDKDTFLFNPSKKEEIREEECKEKYGVYPSQFVDYQSIVGDGVDNVPGVKGIGAKGAANLLNNFGSLDAIYEHLDEIPQKRTRELLSVAKDDAYRSRELVRLRDDLLEEFDLSECKMPQDSPLLKILDSLREYDLNSILKKINKNATPQIKDTPIKSQENKQKKQFVYKPHLIGSDLELREFFMALPKESIFSFDTETTSLDVRKAKIVGFSFSVNGIDCYYVPIAHNYLGVESQVSLECARECIKQIFQSQCVIGHNLKYDLEILKTNFDFVAEDFSKVRDSMLLAWLLQSDSLCNLDFLMKKYFNHEMIHYKDIVGKNENFSNISIQRACEYASEDAAACYQLYFKLQSLADKSLLEIAQKVEYPFIQSLMSMELLGIKIDLEYFLRLNAQSREKLHQISEEIFILANKRFNLNSPQQLASVLFDDLKLQTGKKTKIGYSTSELVLNSLYDSHPIIPKILEYRESFKLYSTYIEPLIEHAKNNLEHRIHTSFMQTGTSTGRLSSKNPNLQNIPVKTLEGRRIREGFIAKENYLLVSLDYSQIELRLLAHFSQDKAMIDAFLQDADIHLETAKKIFGEEIAQEKRAVAKSINFGLIYGMGPKKLSETLKISFQEAKTYIQNYFTSFPMIKDFLKKQEEFILENGYSKTLLGRMRKFDFDGIQEYQKAAFLREGINAIFQGSAADIIKMAMNKIIHSSLESKLLLQVHDELIFETPKEIASEEAKKIALIMENIATLRVPLKCSISIGENWGKLK encoded by the coding sequence ATGGCTACCAAAACCCTAACTATTATTGATACTTTTGGTTTTTTATTTCGGAGTTACTTTGCACTTCCGCCACTTAAGAATCACAATGGATTTCCAACAGGACTTTTGACAGGCTTTGCAAATTTAATTATGCAGTTACATAAGGATTATCCTAAAGACTATCTAGTGTTTGCCCTTGATTCTAAAGGAGAGAATTTTCGCAAACAAATCGATCCGCTTTATAAAGCAAATCGCCCAGAAGTGCCACAGGATTTGAAATTGCAACTTGAGGTTGCCATAAGATGGGTAGAAGATATGGGCTTTAAAAATATTAGTATTGAAGGCTTTGAAGCAGATGATGTGATTGCTTCTATTAATAAGCAAGTCAATAAGCTTGATGTTAATGTGCGAATTATTAGCCACGATAAGGATCTTTATCAGCTAATTGATAAAGATACTTTTTTGTTTAATCCTAGCAAAAAAGAAGAAATTAGAGAAGAAGAATGTAAAGAAAAATATGGCGTTTATCCTAGTCAATTTGTAGATTATCAAAGTATTGTGGGTGATGGTGTAGATAATGTCCCCGGGGTGAAGGGCATTGGGGCAAAGGGTGCGGCTAATTTGCTAAATAATTTTGGTAGCTTAGATGCAATTTATGAGCATTTAGATGAGATTCCGCAAAAGCGAACTAGGGAGCTTCTAAGTGTGGCTAAAGACGATGCATATCGCAGTAGAGAGCTTGTAAGGCTTAGAGATGATTTGTTAGAAGAGTTTGATTTAAGTGAATGTAAAATGCCTCAAGACTCGCCCTTGCTTAAAATCTTGGATTCTTTAAGAGAATATGATTTAAATAGTATTTTAAAAAAAATAAACAAAAATGCTACACCTCAAATAAAAGATACACCAATCAAATCACAAGAAAACAAGCAAAAAAAGCAGTTTGTTTATAAGCCACATTTGATTGGGAGTGATTTAGAGCTTAGGGAATTTTTTATGGCATTGCCCAAAGAGAGTATTTTTTCTTTTGATACTGAAACAACTTCTTTAGATGTAAGAAAGGCAAAGATTGTTGGCTTCTCTTTTAGTGTAAATGGTATAGATTGTTATTATGTCCCTATTGCACATAATTATTTGGGTGTTGAATCGCAAGTGAGTTTGGAATGTGCTAGAGAGTGTATTAAGCAGATTTTTCAATCTCAATGCGTGATTGGTCATAATCTCAAATACGATCTCGAAATTCTAAAAACAAATTTTGATTTTGTTGCAGAGGATTTTTCAAAAGTACGCGATAGTATGCTTTTGGCTTGGCTTTTACAGAGTGATTCTCTTTGCAATTTAGATTTTTTGATGAAAAAATATTTTAATCACGAAATGATTCATTACAAAGACATTGTAGGTAAAAATGAAAATTTTTCAAATATCTCAATTCAGCGTGCATGTGAGTATGCTAGTGAAGATGCAGCAGCTTGCTATCAGCTTTATTTTAAACTTCAAAGCTTAGCGGATAAATCGCTTTTGGAGATCGCACAAAAAGTGGAATATCCCTTTATTCAAAGCTTGATGAGTATGGAGTTATTAGGTATTAAAATTGATTTGGAATATTTTTTAAGATTAAATGCGCAATCAAGAGAGAAGTTGCATCAAATCTCTGAAGAAATTTTTATTTTAGCCAATAAGCGCTTTAATCTTAATTCTCCCCAGCAATTAGCGAGTGTTTTGTTTGATGATTTAAAGCTACAAACAGGTAAAAAGACTAAAATAGGTTATAGCACTTCTGAATTGGTGTTAAATTCACTTTATGATTCGCATCCCATTATTCCTAAAATTTTGGAATATCGAGAATCTTTTAAACTTTATAGCACTTATATTGAGCCTTTGATTGAACACGCAAAAAATAACTTAGAGCATCGAATCCATACTTCTTTCATGCAAACAGGCACTAGCACAGGACGCCTTAGTTCCAAAAATCCTAATTTGCAAAATATTCCTGTAAAAACTTTAGAGGGAAGACGCATACGCGAGGGCTTTATTGCAAAAGAAAATTATTTGTTAGTGAGTTTGGATTATTCACAAATTGAATTGCGCCTTTTAGCGCATTTTTCGCAAGATAAGGCAATGATTGATGCATTTTTACAAGATGCAGATATTCACCTAGAAACAGCCAAAAAGATTTTTGGGGAGGAAATAGCACAAGAGAAACGAGCAGTTGCCAAAAGTATTAATTTTGGTTTGATTTATGGAATGGGTCCTAAAAAGCTTTCTGAAACACTCAAAATTAGTTTTCAAGAAGCCAAAACTTATATCCAAAATTATTTCACTTCTTTTCCGATGATTAAGGATTTTTTAAAAAAACAAGAGGAATTTATTTTGGAGAATGGTTATTCTAAAACGCTTTTGGGCAGAATGAGAAAATTTGATTTTGATGGGATTCAAGAATATCAAAAGGCGGCTTTTTTAAGGGAGGGAATTAATGCAATTTTTCAAGGTAGTGCAGCTGATATTATCAAAATGGCAATGAATAAAATTATACATTCCTCTTTAGAATCAAAGCTATTATTGCAAGTGCATGATGAATTGATTTTTGAAACTCCAAAAGAAATAGCTAGTGAAGAAGCCAAAAAGATTGCTTTAATTATGGAGAATATTGCCACACTAAGAGTGCCGCTTAAATGCAGCATAAGTATTGGAGAGAATTGGGGGAAATTAAAATAG
- a CDS encoding thermonuclease family protein — MKFFRITFLVLALFCMPLFSLVFTPIPLQGILKSIYTPALFGVYSKDFGRLYCQLYGVATPSKNFQSDICEINPKTLKAMRHFAMNYTQNKIFSEQIYFLSYQNGWCFLQNGGNLFNEQIIKDGYGVVQYFDLTQEEVITKLETLESVARNKRKGLWKEWAKEMECIKSTLREIAKEKQK, encoded by the coding sequence ATGAAATTTTTTAGGATTACCTTTTTAGTTTTAGCCTTATTTTGTATGCCACTCTTTTCGCTTGTTTTTACTCCCATTCCTTTACAAGGAATTCTAAAGTCCATTTACACCCCTGCGCTATTTGGAGTTTATTCTAAGGATTTTGGAAGGCTTTATTGTCAGCTTTATGGCGTGGCTACTCCTAGCAAAAACTTCCAATCAGATATTTGTGAAATTAACCCAAAAACTCTAAAAGCAATGCGCCATTTTGCAATGAATTACACACAAAATAAAATTTTTTCTGAACAAATATATTTTCTAAGCTATCAAAATGGCTGGTGTTTTTTGCAAAATGGTGGAAATTTATTTAATGAGCAAATTATCAAAGATGGTTATGGAGTGGTTCAATATTTTGATCTCACTCAAGAAGAAGTTATTACAAAATTAGAAACATTAGAGAGTGTTGCAAGAAACAAAAGAAAAGGGCTATGGAAAGAATGGGCAAAAGAGATGGAATGCATCAAAAGCACTCTAAGAGAAATTGCCAAAGAGAAACAGAAGTGA
- a CDS encoding dipeptide ABC transporter ATP-binding protein, which produces MKLLEIKNLCLKLGNFSLKNISFTLEEGSILGIVGESGSGKSMLGNAILQLLPNLQYQKGEINFLGQNLLQYSSAKMQKIRGKEISYIFQEPLSALNPLHKIKKQLAEALLIHNPNLPKADLQSKLIELLENVHLPQKVLESYPYELSGGQRQRICIAIALANSPKLLIADEPTTALDSTTQEQILLLLQSLQKKLHLSVLFISHDLLVISKLCKTILVLKQGEIIERGFTQNIFKNPQNPYTKLLVQSLHFSYNTHLDFGKPLLEVENLQVSYPTKKSFWGKTLESFEALKPLSFELREGESLGIIGESGSGKTSLANAICRLVESKGKVDLLNQDFFLLQGEKLRDFRKNIQIIFQDPFSSLNPKMTIAQILAEGLIAHNIQDRQARIKQVLLDTSLDESFLERYPNELSGGQRQRVSIARSLILKPKVLLLDEPTSALDKNTQKQILNLLLKLSKQYRLSYLCISHDLSVIATLCQNVIVLKNGEALERGKTQEVFKNPKNPYVQSLLKASGIQ; this is translated from the coding sequence ATGAAACTTTTAGAAATTAAAAATCTTTGTTTAAAGCTTGGCAATTTTAGTCTAAAAAATATTTCTTTTACACTTGAAGAAGGGAGTATTTTAGGGATTGTTGGAGAGTCAGGCAGTGGAAAATCTATGCTAGGCAATGCCATTTTACAACTCCTTCCTAATCTCCAATACCAAAAAGGTGAAATTAACTTTTTGGGACAGAATCTACTTCAATACTCATCAGCTAAAATGCAAAAGATTCGTGGCAAAGAAATTAGCTATATTTTTCAAGAGCCACTTAGTGCCCTAAACCCACTTCATAAAATTAAAAAGCAACTTGCCGAAGCACTTTTAATCCACAATCCAAACCTCCCTAAAGCAGATCTTCAAAGTAAATTAATAGAGCTTTTAGAAAATGTCCATTTACCACAAAAAGTGCTAGAATCATATCCTTATGAATTAAGCGGAGGACAAAGGCAGAGAATCTGCATTGCCATCGCCCTTGCAAACTCACCCAAACTTCTTATTGCTGATGAACCCACAACCGCTTTAGATTCCACCACGCAAGAACAAATTCTTTTGCTTTTGCAATCTTTACAAAAAAAACTTCATCTTAGTGTTTTGTTTATTAGCCATGATCTCTTAGTGATCTCCAAACTCTGCAAAACCATTCTTGTATTAAAACAAGGTGAAATTATCGAGAGAGGTTTTACACAAAATATTTTTAAAAATCCACAAAATCCTTACACTAAACTTTTGGTGCAATCCCTTCATTTCTCTTACAATACTCACTTAGATTTTGGAAAACCACTCTTAGAAGTTGAAAACTTGCAAGTTTCATATCCTACTAAAAAAAGCTTTTGGGGGAAAACTTTGGAGAGTTTTGAAGCTCTTAAACCTCTTAGTTTTGAGTTAAGAGAGGGGGAGAGTTTGGGTATTATTGGAGAATCAGGCAGTGGTAAAACATCTCTTGCAAACGCTATTTGCCGCTTAGTAGAATCCAAAGGAAAAGTGGATTTACTTAATCAAGATTTCTTTTTACTTCAAGGAGAAAAATTAAGGGATTTTAGAAAAAATATCCAAATAATTTTTCAAGATCCCTTTAGCTCACTTAATCCCAAAATGACCATCGCCCAAATCCTAGCAGAAGGGCTAATTGCCCACAATATCCAAGATCGCCAAGCTAGAATCAAACAAGTCCTTTTGGATACAAGTTTAGATGAAAGCTTTTTGGAGCGCTATCCTAATGAGCTAAGTGGCGGACAAAGGCAGAGAGTGAGTATTGCAAGAAGCTTGATTTTAAAACCAAAAGTCTTACTACTTGATGAGCCAACAAGTGCTTTAGATAAAAATACACAAAAACAGATTCTTAATTTACTTCTAAAACTATCCAAACAATACCGCTTAAGCTATCTCTGCATCAGCCACGATTTAAGCGTCATTGCCACTCTTTGTCAAAATGTCATTGTCTTAAAAAATGGCGAGGCACTTGAGCGTGGCAAAACCCAAGAAGTTTTTAAAAATCCAAAAAATCCTTATGTGCAAAGCCTTCTTAAAGCAAGTGGGATTCAATGA
- a CDS encoding ABC transporter permease produces MGFFTQRHYHTFKANKKAFYSLWIFLGIFIISLNAEFIANDKPLYIRYDNQNYFPIFQSYPETTFGGDFESEANYNDPYLQDLIKQKGFLIMPPIPYSYDTIIYTLPSPAPTPPSLLNPLGTDDLGRDVVARLLYGLKTSILFAFILTFFSSIIGLLIGAICGYFGGKIDLFGQRLIEIWSGMPILFILIILASLLQPTFWTILFAVLLFSWIALVPFVRAEFLKVRNLDYIKAAKMLGVSHYRIIFYHILPNALVALLTYLPFILCGSITTLASLDFLGLGLPPPNASLGEILAQGKNNLNAPWLGLSGFFALSILLCLLVFIGEGLRDCLKGNNETFRN; encoded by the coding sequence ATGGGATTTTTCACACAGCGACATTACCACACTTTTAAAGCCAACAAAAAAGCCTTTTATTCCCTATGGATTTTTTTGGGGATTTTCATTATTAGCCTTAATGCGGAATTTATCGCTAATGACAAGCCTCTTTATATCCGCTATGACAATCAAAACTATTTTCCTATTTTTCAAAGCTATCCTGAAACTACCTTTGGGGGAGATTTTGAGAGTGAAGCCAACTACAATGATCCTTATTTGCAAGATCTAATCAAACAAAAGGGTTTTTTAATTATGCCACCTATCCCTTATTCTTATGATACAATTATCTATACACTACCCTCTCCCGCTCCTACTCCACCAAGTCTTTTAAATCCTCTAGGCACTGATGATTTGGGTAGAGATGTTGTGGCGCGTTTGCTTTATGGGCTTAAGACTTCCATACTCTTTGCTTTTATTCTCACCTTTTTTAGCTCCATTATTGGGCTTTTAATCGGTGCTATTTGTGGATATTTTGGAGGAAAAATTGATTTATTTGGACAAAGACTTATTGAGATTTGGAGTGGAATGCCTATTTTATTTATCTTAATTATTTTAGCTAGTTTATTGCAACCGACCTTTTGGACTATCCTTTTTGCTGTGCTTTTATTTTCTTGGATTGCGCTTGTTCCTTTTGTGAGAGCAGAATTTTTAAAAGTGCGGAATCTTGATTATATCAAAGCTGCAAAAATGCTTGGAGTAAGCCACTATCGGATTATTTTCTATCATATTTTACCCAATGCCCTTGTGGCTTTGCTAACTTATTTGCCTTTTATTTTATGCGGAAGTATCACCACTCTAGCTTCTTTGGATTTCTTAGGGCTTGGATTACCGCCACCTAATGCAAGTTTAGGGGAAATTTTAGCCCAAGGCAAAAACAATCTTAACGCCCCATGGTTAGGCTTAAGCGGATTTTTTGCTCTTAGTATCTTACTTTGTCTTTTGGTTTTCATTGGAGAGGGATTGCGAGATTGCTTAAAGGGAAATAATGAAACTTTTAGAAATTAA
- a CDS encoding microcin C ABC transporter permease YejB, with protein sequence MGTYILKRLLLIIPTLFGIITLNFFIIQAAPGGPVEQMIAKLESQNLQGEVSSGGIYKNQGLDSETIQKINALYGFDKPLLERYFLMLKNYVFLDFGESFYKNASVLDLLVEKLPVSISLGLWSTLLIYLISIPLGIKKAIHNGTPFDHFTSTLIIIGNAIPTFLFALILIIFFAGGTYFSWFPLRGIIGDNFESLSLLEKIKDYFWHITLPVISLSVGGFATLTLLSKNSFLEEIHKQYVKLAFAKGLNQNQVLYGHIFRNAMLLILSSIPQALLGILLTGSLLVEIIFSLDGLGLLGYESIITRDYPVIFGTLYLFTLFGLIITLISDLLYVLIDPRINFQKV encoded by the coding sequence ATGGGAACTTATATCCTAAAAAGACTTTTGCTTATCATTCCTACTCTTTTTGGGATTATCACGCTTAATTTCTTTATCATTCAAGCCGCCCCAGGTGGTCCTGTTGAGCAAATGATTGCTAAATTAGAATCACAGAATCTACAAGGTGAAGTCTCTAGTGGTGGAATCTATAAAAATCAAGGGCTAGATTCAGAAACAATCCAAAAAATTAATGCCCTTTATGGATTTGACAAACCACTACTGGAAAGATATTTTTTAATGCTAAAAAACTATGTTTTCTTAGACTTTGGAGAGAGTTTTTATAAAAACGCTTCCGTGTTAGATCTCCTTGTAGAAAAACTTCCTGTTTCTATTTCTCTTGGGCTTTGGAGCACTTTGCTTATTTATCTTATCTCCATTCCCTTAGGCATTAAAAAAGCTATCCATAATGGCACTCCTTTTGATCACTTCACAAGCACACTCATTATTATTGGCAATGCAATTCCCACTTTTCTTTTTGCCTTGATACTAATTATTTTCTTTGCAGGAGGGACTTATTTCAGTTGGTTTCCTTTGCGTGGAATCATAGGCGACAACTTCGAATCGCTTTCTTTATTAGAAAAAATAAAAGATTATTTTTGGCATATTACACTACCAGTCATCTCCCTTAGCGTTGGCGGATTTGCGACCTTGACCTTGCTTTCAAAAAATTCTTTTTTAGAGGAGATTCACAAACAATATGTCAAGCTTGCCTTTGCCAAAGGATTAAACCAAAATCAAGTACTCTATGGACATATTTTTCGCAATGCAATGCTTTTAATTCTCTCATCAATTCCCCAAGCTCTACTTGGAATCTTGCTCACCGGATCGCTTTTGGTAGAAATTATCTTTTCTTTAGATGGTCTGGGATTACTTGGTTATGAATCCATTATCACGCGCGATTATCCTGTGATTTTTGGGACATTGTATCTCTTTACGCTTTTTGGATTAATCATCACGCTAATTAGCGATTTGCTCTATGTTTTAATTGATCCTAGAATCAACTTCCAGAAGGTATAA